The Deltaproteobacteria bacterium genome has a segment encoding these proteins:
- a CDS encoding dipeptide ABC transporter ATP-binding protein produces MGNLLTIKNLKKHFHVSRGIFDRHGSTVYAVDGVGLSVKKGETFGLVGESGCGKSTLARVVMRLIEPTGGSIIFDGRDISSLSQREMIPIRRKVQMIFQDPYASLNPRMTVGDIIGEALIIHKLAESNVQKNNIVAKLMDVVGLPKDSINRYPHEFSGGQRQRVGIARALAVKPDLIIADEPISALDVSIQAQILNLLQDLQKEFNLTYLFIAHDLRVVEYISDRIAVMYLGKIVELGNASDVYNHPVHPYTESLLSSIPILGTDLKSVPTVHKKKKRIILKGDIPSPMNPPSGCAFHTRCIYAQERCKIEAPLLTERDGRVASCHFPL; encoded by the coding sequence ATGGGTAACTTACTTACAATAAAAAACTTAAAAAAGCACTTCCATGTGAGCAGGGGGATATTTGATAGACACGGCAGCACAGTGTATGCTGTTGACGGTGTGGGTCTATCTGTAAAAAAGGGCGAGACCTTTGGTCTTGTCGGAGAATCAGGGTGCGGCAAATCAACACTTGCAAGGGTTGTGATGCGGCTTATAGAACCAACAGGTGGGAGTATCATCTTCGATGGTCGTGATATATCATCTCTATCGCAAAGAGAGATGATTCCGATTAGAAGAAAGGTGCAGATGATATTTCAAGACCCTTATGCATCTTTAAACCCGAGGATGACAGTTGGGGATATTATTGGAGAGGCACTTATAATACACAAACTTGCAGAAAGTAATGTTCAGAAGAATAATATTGTTGCAAAACTTATGGATGTGGTTGGTCTTCCAAAGGATTCTATAAACCGCTACCCGCATGAATTCAGCGGAGGTCAGAGACAGAGAGTCGGCATAGCAAGGGCGCTTGCAGTAAAACCTGATTTAATCATTGCAGATGAACCTATATCTGCCCTTGATGTATCTATTCAGGCACAGATTCTAAACTTGTTACAGGATTTGCAGAAGGAATTTAATCTCACATACCTTTTTATAGCCCATGATTTAAGGGTTGTGGAGTATATAAGCGACAGGATTGCGGTTATGTATCTTGGAAAGATCGTTGAACTCGGAAATGCCAGCGATGTTTATAATCACCCTGTCCATCCATATACTGAGTCGCTTTTGTCTTCTATACCAATACTGGGGACAGATTTGAAATCTGTCCCCACTGTCCACAAAAAAAAGAAGAGGATAATACTTAAAGGTGACATACCAAGCCCTATGAACCCGCCTTCAGGCTGTGCATTTCACACAAGGTGTATATATGCACAGGAAAGGTGCAAGATAGAAGCACCGCTGCTGACAGAAAGGGATGGAAGGGTTGCGTCATGCCACTTCCCGTTATAA
- the mraZ gene encoding division/cell wall cluster transcriptional repressor MraZ, with translation MGDRGRINSRKVNLVTTMFRGRFEHTIDAKGRVSVPSKFREILKDKYEERLIVTNYDGCLVAYPFSEWEIIEQKASNLSMLKKEPAQFLRFFYSGAAECCIDKLGRLLIPQVLRDYAKLEKDIVFVGMLKRIEIWSKTRWESVIVKSQENFDAHDVRDALASLGL, from the coding sequence GTGGGGGACAGGGGTAGAATAAATTCAAGAAAGGTAAATCTTGTAACCACCATGTTCAGAGGCAGATTTGAACACACCATAGATGCAAAAGGAAGGGTTAGCGTTCCTTCAAAATTCCGTGAAATATTAAAGGATAAATATGAGGAAAGGCTTATAGTCACTAACTATGACGGCTGTCTTGTTGCCTATCCATTTTCTGAATGGGAGATTATTGAACAAAAGGCATCAAACTTATCAATGCTGAAAAAGGAACCTGCCCAGTTTTTAAGGTTCTTTTATTCAGGGGCTGCAGAGTGCTGTATTGATAAACTTGGTCGTCTGCTCATTCCACAGGTACTGCGGGATTATGCAAAACTGGAAAAGGATATTGTGTTTGTGGGGATGCTTAAAAGGATTGAGATATGGAGTAAGACACGGTGGGAATCTGTAATAGTAAAATCTCAGGAGAACTTTGATGCCCATGATGTCCGCGATGCCCTTGCGAGTTTGGGGCTTTAG
- a CDS encoding type III pantothenate kinase, giving the protein MVIVIDIGNTNIVIGVYDKGELVHHWRIGTKKARTADEYGIMMMDLLNFARIKTADIKGAIISCVVPPLTDTFSDMSERYFGIKPLIVGPGIKTGIPILTDNPKEVGADRIVNAVAAYDKYHSAVIVVDFGTATTFDYISPKGEYMGGAIAPGIGISTDALSQRASKLPRIEIAKPKRLVGKNTIDSMQAGIFYGYAGLVDGIAKRMSDEVGTKPMLVATGGFAKLITSESKIIRDIDEFLTLKGLLIIYERNL; this is encoded by the coding sequence ATGGTTATTGTTATAGACATAGGCAATACAAATATCGTAATCGGTGTTTATGATAAAGGTGAATTAGTCCATCACTGGCGGATAGGAACAAAAAAGGCACGTACCGCGGATGAATACGGCATTATGATGATGGACCTGTTAAATTTTGCAAGGATAAAGACTGCGGATATAAAAGGCGCTATAATCTCCTGTGTTGTCCCGCCGCTAACTGATACATTCTCTGATATGTCAGAAAGATATTTTGGAATCAAACCCTTGATAGTTGGACCAGGCATAAAAACAGGCATACCGATTTTGACTGATAATCCAAAAGAGGTTGGTGCTGACAGGATTGTAAATGCTGTGGCTGCATACGACAAATACCACTCTGCAGTGATTGTTGTTGATTTTGGCACAGCAACCACATTTGACTACATATCGCCAAAGGGTGAATATATGGGCGGGGCAATTGCCCCTGGCATAGGCATATCAACTGATGCGCTCTCTCAAAGGGCTTCAAAACTACCAAGGATTGAGATTGCAAAGCCAAAGAGATTGGTTGGCAAAAATACAATAGACAGTATGCAGGCAGGCATTTTCTATGGTTATGCAGGGCTTGTAGATGGAATTGCAAAAAGGATGTCCGATGAGGTTGGAACAAAGCCAATGCTCGTTGCAACAGGGGGCTTTGCAAAACTTATCACCTCTGAAAGTAAAATCATAAGAGATATAGATGAGTTCCTTACATTAAAGGGCTTACTCATTATTTATGAAAGGAATTTATAA
- a CDS encoding UpxY family transcription antiterminator, whose protein sequence is MDNENINWYAVHVRSRHEFKVFEHLTRSGIDTFLPVVERLSRWKDRKKLIDFPLFPGYMFVHIQKVYDTMLSVLKTPGVVRMLGLSASEPYPVPEEQIISLKKLIACKQDIDPYPYLKEGKMIRIKSGPFKGIEGILAKKHDKHMLVISIDVLQRGVAVRIAASDVEMI, encoded by the coding sequence ATAGATAACGAGAATATTAATTGGTATGCTGTTCATGTCAGGTCAAGACATGAGTTTAAGGTATTTGAGCATCTGACGAGGTCAGGGATAGATACATTTCTTCCTGTAGTGGAAAGGCTTTCCAGATGGAAGGACAGGAAGAAGTTAATAGATTTCCCGCTTTTCCCGGGTTATATGTTTGTGCATATCCAAAAGGTTTATGATACCATGCTCTCTGTTCTCAAAACACCGGGTGTTGTAAGGATGCTTGGGCTTTCTGCATCTGAGCCATATCCTGTGCCTGAAGAACAAATCATATCTTTAAAAAAACTTATTGCATGCAAGCAAGACATTGACCCTTACCCGTATCTCAAGGAAGGGAAGATGATTAGAATAAAAAGCGGGCCTTTTAAAGGCATTGAAGGAATACTTGCAAAAAAGCATGACAAACACATGCTTGTAATTTCTATTGATGTCTTACAGCGGGGTGTTGCGGTAAGAATAGCAGCATCTGATGTGGAGATGATTTAA
- the fusA gene encoding elongation factor G: MEIPIDKKRNITVIGHSGAGKTTLMESMLFDTKSTDKIGRVDNGSSVLDFEPEEIKRKITISAKVHCYEWDKCLVNIIDSPGYSDFIHDTRDCLMVAGGAVVILSAISGVKVATEEVWKFADEYAVSRIAFVNKMDKEYANFLRAVDDMEKVLNVKGVPVQIPIGIAEDFKGVVDLMHMKALIYKDDLSGTYETKDIPQELMEDAGKMREHMIELIAEIDDALTEKYLNGEKLTIDELTMGLKEGTLARRFVPVVCGSAFKNIGIQSLMDMINMCLPSPMEKGIVRGVIKGKNPVTGEEVERHPSLDEPFSAFVFKTTVDPYTGRLNIFRIHSGRIKSDSTVLNSSNGVKEKISHLYRVQGKKLKEIGTAGAGDIVAVAKFKDTGTGDTLCDEHHPVIFPTIPPVNAVLSYAITPKTKSDEDKLHPAILKLMDEDPTIKFSREDETKEFILSGVGQVHLEVSIDKMKRKYGVDVELNIPRVPYKETIRSSVKIQGRYKKQSGGRGQYGDCWLELKPMPRGAGFEFIDNIVGGVIPRQYIPAVEKGVVEAMHSGILAGYPAVDVQVTLYDGSYHSVDSSEMAFKIAGSMAFKKAMEMAHPVLLEPVMRVEINVPDESMGDVIGDINSRRGKIQGVEPKANSQTIKAVVPMAEVLKYTSDLRGMTGDRGMFTMEFSHYEDVPTHLSQKIIIAAKAGKEKE; encoded by the coding sequence ATGGAAATCCCCATTGATAAAAAAAGAAATATTACTGTCATTGGCCACAGCGGGGCAGGCAAGACCACTTTGATGGAATCTATGCTGTTTGATACAAAATCCACTGATAAAATCGGCAGGGTAGATAATGGCTCTTCTGTTTTGGATTTTGAGCCAGAAGAGATTAAGAGAAAAATCACAATATCCGCAAAGGTGCATTGCTACGAGTGGGATAAGTGTTTAGTAAATATTATAGATTCGCCCGGATATTCGGATTTTATCCATGATACCAGAGATTGTCTTATGGTCGCAGGCGGAGCAGTCGTTATCCTGTCTGCCATATCCGGGGTAAAGGTTGCCACAGAAGAGGTATGGAAATTTGCAGACGAATACGCAGTTTCAAGGATTGCCTTTGTAAACAAGATGGATAAGGAATATGCAAATTTTTTAAGGGCTGTAGATGATATGGAAAAGGTATTAAATGTCAAAGGTGTCCCTGTGCAGATTCCGATTGGCATCGCCGAGGATTTTAAAGGTGTGGTTGACCTTATGCACATGAAGGCACTTATTTACAAGGATGACCTCTCTGGCACTTACGAAACAAAGGATATCCCTCAGGAACTTATGGAAGATGCAGGGAAGATGCGTGAGCATATGATTGAACTGATTGCTGAAATAGATGATGCGCTTACTGAAAAGTATCTAAATGGTGAGAAGTTAACAATAGATGAACTCACAATGGGGTTAAAAGAAGGCACCCTCGCAAGGAGATTTGTGCCTGTGGTATGCGGTTCTGCATTCAAGAATATAGGCATACAGTCTTTAATGGACATGATAAATATGTGCCTGCCATCACCCATGGAAAAGGGGATTGTGCGGGGTGTAATAAAAGGTAAAAATCCTGTAACAGGTGAAGAGGTTGAAAGGCATCCGTCTCTTGATGAGCCTTTTTCTGCATTTGTATTCAAAACTACGGTTGACCCATATACAGGAAGATTAAATATCTTCCGCATACATTCAGGCAGGATAAAATCAGATTCTACGGTCTTAAATTCTTCTAATGGTGTAAAGGAAAAGATAAGTCACCTCTATCGTGTTCAGGGGAAAAAACTGAAAGAGATAGGGACAGCAGGTGCAGGTGATATTGTTGCTGTTGCAAAGTTTAAGGATACTGGCACAGGCGACACCCTTTGTGATGAGCATCACCCTGTCATTTTTCCAACAATACCACCTGTTAATGCCGTGCTTTCGTATGCAATCACTCCAAAGACAAAATCTGATGAAGATAAACTGCACCCTGCCATATTAAAACTTATGGACGAAGACCCGACAATAAAATTCTCAAGAGAAGATGAGACAAAGGAGTTTATACTATCGGGTGTGGGGCAGGTTCATCTTGAGGTGTCTATTGACAAGATGAAAAGGAAATACGGGGTTGATGTTGAATTAAATATCCCGCGGGTGCCTTACAAAGAGACAATCCGCTCATCTGTAAAAATACAGGGTAGATATAAAAAACAATCAGGCGGCAGGGGGCAATACGGCGACTGCTGGTTGGAATTAAAGCCGATGCCAAGAGGCGCAGGATTTGAATTTATTGACAATATCGTAGGCGGTGTTATTCCAAGACAGTATATCCCTGCTGTTGAAAAGGGCGTTGTTGAGGCAATGCACAGCGGCATACTTGCAGGCTATCCTGCTGTTGATGTTCAGGTTACTTTGTATGATGGCTCATACCACTCTGTTGACTCCTCTGAGATGGCATTTAAAATCGCAGGCTCAATGGCTTTTAAAAAGGCTATGGAGATGGCTCATCCTGTCCTTCTTGAACCCGTAATGAGAGTGGAAATAAATGTGCCTGATGAAAGTATGGGTGATGTTATAGGAGACATAAACTCAAGACGGGGTAAGATACAAGGTGTTGAACCAAAGGCAAACAGCCAGACAATAAAGGCAGTTGTGCCAATGGCAGAGGTTCTGAAATATACATCAGATTTAAGAGGCATGACAGGTGACAGGGGCATGTTTACAATGGAGTTTTCGCATTATGAAGATGTGCCGACACACCTTTCACAGAAGATAATAATTGCTGCAAAGGCAGGGAAAGAGAAGGAATAG
- a CDS encoding phosphomannomutase/phosphoglucomutase, which produces MIVSEKIFREYDIRGEVGKDIDRDIAISIGKAFASFVRVKIPDARCVSVGRDVRISSDDLASGVMEGIASSGLDVYDVGVCPTPLQYFSLFHLNLDGGIMVTGSHNPPEYNGFKISIGKDTIHGEDIQRIKEEILKGESVISGKIGDIKRYNITTAYKDYMLKEFLYLNDSRFKRLKIVVDAGNGTGGIVAPEILSAIGCEVTPLYCEPDGNFPNHHPDPTVVEYIQDLIGKTKELGADMGVGYDGDADRIGIVNRDGGIVWGDQLMIILSREILKQRKGAKIIADVKCSQILFDDVKNHGGIPIMWKTGHSLIKQKMRDEGAVVAGEFSGHIFIKDRYFGYDDAIYTTLRLVEIMKNTGSDIKKLLSDIPNMYYTPEIRIDCPDEIKKDVVKQIVSRFIGYKKNGGCEYNIKDVNTIDGVRITFENGWGLLRTSNTQPVVVMRVEAEDKESLNSYRLFLENELKNAPVCRQAGRTV; this is translated from the coding sequence ATGATAGTAAGTGAAAAGATATTCAGGGAATACGATATACGCGGAGAGGTAGGGAAAGATATTGATAGAGATATTGCTATCTCCATTGGTAAGGCATTTGCCTCTTTTGTCAGAGTGAAAATCCCTGATGCGAGGTGTGTAAGTGTTGGAAGGGATGTGAGGATAAGTTCAGATGATTTAGCATCAGGGGTAATGGAGGGGATAGCCTCTTCGGGTCTTGATGTATATGATGTCGGGGTTTGTCCAACACCGCTTCAATACTTTTCTCTGTTTCACCTAAATCTTGATGGCGGCATAATGGTTACAGGCAGCCATAATCCGCCTGAATATAATGGCTTTAAGATAAGTATCGGCAAAGACACTATTCACGGTGAGGATATACAAAGGATAAAAGAGGAGATACTAAAAGGAGAGTCAGTGATTTCCGGAAAGATAGGAGATATTAAAAGATATAACATAACTACAGCATATAAGGACTATATGCTGAAAGAGTTTTTATATCTTAATGATTCAAGGTTTAAAAGGTTAAAGATAGTTGTAGATGCTGGTAACGGCACAGGAGGTATTGTTGCCCCTGAAATCTTAAGTGCGATAGGCTGTGAAGTGACACCGCTTTATTGCGAGCCTGATGGAAATTTTCCAAATCATCACCCAGACCCTACAGTAGTTGAATACATACAGGATTTGATTGGCAAGACTAAAGAGTTGGGTGCAGATATGGGGGTTGGATATGATGGTGATGCTGACAGAATTGGAATAGTAAATAGAGATGGTGGTATTGTATGGGGCGACCAATTGATGATAATCTTAAGCCGTGAGATATTAAAACAGAGAAAAGGTGCAAAGATAATTGCTGATGTTAAATGTTCTCAAATTCTGTTTGATGATGTGAAAAACCACGGCGGCATACCGATTATGTGGAAGACAGGGCATTCACTTATAAAGCAAAAGATGCGGGATGAAGGGGCGGTTGTTGCAGGGGAATTCAGCGGACATATATTTATCAAGGACAGATATTTTGGATATGATGATGCAATCTATACTACCTTAAGACTTGTAGAAATCATGAAGAATACAGGCAGTGATATAAAGAAACTTCTTTCTGATATTCCAAATATGTATTATACACCCGAGATAAGGATTGATTGTCCTGATGAAATAAAAAAAGATGTGGTTAAACAGATTGTATCCAGATTTATAGGATATAAAAAAAATGGCGGATGTGAATATAATATTAAGGATGTGAATACAATAGACGGCGTCAGGATTACATTTGAAAACGGGTGGGGGCTTTTAAGGACAAGCAACACACAGCCGGTAGTGGTTATGCGGGTTGAGGCAGAAGACAAGGAGAGTTTAAACAGTTACAGGCTGTTTCTTGAGAATGAACTTAAAAATGCACCTGTCTGCCGACAGGCAGGGAGGACAGTGTAA
- a CDS encoding mannose-1-phosphate guanylyltransferase/mannose-6-phosphate isomerase produces the protein MKAIILAGGSGTRLWPLSRRNYPKQFLKLNGDKSLLQQTVERLSGAVQLEDIIVMTNSNYKFHVLSDLQALNSKLSTLNSNIILEPAARNTAPAIALGVKYCLERLGCDYDEIIFLSPSDHIIKPNDKFTEYLASAKAIAEKGYIVTFGIKPDRPETGYGYIKVRSQEPAPAGFNRGSEVRSQEFLRVERFVEKPDVETARRYLDEGNYYWNSGMFAFSIGTMIKEFERHAPAISNMLTKSFDEMLSNFKDMPDVSIDYAVAEKSKDVVTVPLDLYWNDIGSWDSLCDVMDKDEDGNIKKGDVIAIDTKNTLIIGNKRLISTIGLNDCLIVETDDAVLIARKGETQKVKDIVRKLKADGRKEAEEHVTTYRPWGSYTVLEEGERYKIKRIVVYPNKKLSLQMHHHRSEHWVVVKGTARVTVGDIKRTIHENESAYVPKSTVHRLENPGKVPLEIIEVQNGEYVGEDDIVRVDDDYGRQKLT, from the coding sequence ATGAAGGCAATAATCCTTGCAGGTGGAAGCGGGACAAGGCTTTGGCCCTTGTCCAGAAGGAACTATCCCAAACAGTTTCTAAAACTAAACGGCGATAAGTCCCTTCTTCAGCAGACAGTGGAAAGATTGTCAGGTGCAGTTCAACTTGAGGACATTATCGTAATGACGAACAGTAATTATAAATTCCATGTGCTGTCAGACCTTCAGGCTCTTAACTCTAAACTCTCAACTCTGAACTCTAATATCATCCTTGAACCAGCGGCAAGAAATACTGCGCCTGCTATTGCGCTAGGGGTTAAATATTGTCTTGAAAGACTCGGCTGTGATTATGATGAAATAATATTCCTGTCGCCTTCAGACCACATCATCAAACCCAATGACAAGTTCACAGAATACCTTGCATCTGCAAAGGCTATTGCAGAGAAAGGCTATATAGTAACATTTGGGATAAAACCGGATAGACCTGAGACAGGATATGGATATATAAAAGTCAGAAGTCAGGAGCCTGCCCCCGCAGGCTTCAATCGGGGGTCAGAAGTCAGAAGTCAGGAATTCTTGAGAGTTGAAAGGTTTGTGGAAAAACCAGATGTAGAGACTGCAAGACGTTATTTAGATGAAGGGAATTACTACTGGAATTCAGGCATGTTTGCATTCAGTATAGGCACAATGATTAAGGAATTTGAAAGACATGCACCGGCAATAAGTAATATGCTAACTAAAAGTTTTGACGAGATGCTGTCAAACTTTAAGGATATGCCTGATGTATCCATAGACTACGCTGTAGCAGAAAAATCAAAGGATGTTGTAACAGTCCCCCTTGATTTATACTGGAATGACATTGGCTCATGGGATTCATTGTGTGATGTTATGGATAAGGATGAAGATGGAAATATCAAAAAGGGTGATGTTATTGCTATAGACACAAAAAATACCCTGATAATAGGAAATAAAAGGCTTATATCAACCATTGGACTTAATGACTGTCTTATAGTTGAAACTGACGATGCTGTGCTTATAGCAAGAAAAGGAGAGACTCAAAAGGTTAAAGATATAGTTAGAAAGTTAAAGGCAGATGGCAGAAAAGAGGCAGAAGAACATGTTACCACATATAGGCCATGGGGCAGTTATACAGTGCTTGAAGAGGGGGAGCGGTATAAGATAAAAAGGATTGTTGTTTACCCAAATAAAAAGTTAAGCCTGCAGATGCACCATCACAGGAGCGAACACTGGGTTGTTGTGAAAGGAACTGCACGGGTGACAGTTGGCGATATAAAAAGGACTATCCATGAAAACGAATCTGCATATGTCCCTAAATCAACTGTCCATAGACTTGAAAACCCCGGCAAAGTGCCTCTAGAGATAATAGAGGTTCAAAATGGTGAATATGTTGGAGAAGATGATATTGTGAGGGTTGATGATGATTATGGGAGACAAAAACTTACTTGA
- a CDS encoding GDP-mannose 4,6-dehydratase translates to MKKIMVTGCAGFIGCMVARKLLDEDIHVIGIDNLNNYYDVTLKTHRLDGLKRYKNFTFNPLDIENLKAMEDIFRHNNLLAVINLAARAGVRYSMENPHVYMTTNANGTLNLLELMKKYGIKKMVLASTSSLYAGQKIPFSEDLPVNTPISPYAASKKAAEVMAYTYHYLYGLDISVVRYFTVYGPAGRPDMSIFRFIKWIDEGVPLELFGDGSQSRDFTYIDDIANGTIKGLKSLGYEIINLGGGKEPTSLNYVIDRLEGYLGKKAKIDYKPFHKADMTKTEADITKAKKLIDWEPQTDLDEGLKKTVDWYIENSDWLKEIKI, encoded by the coding sequence ATGAAAAAGATTATGGTTACAGGATGTGCAGGGTTTATAGGCTGCATGGTTGCGAGAAAACTACTTGATGAAGACATTCATGTAATAGGCATTGACAATCTAAATAACTATTATGATGTAACCTTGAAAACCCATCGTCTTGATGGGTTAAAGAGGTATAAAAACTTTACATTCAATCCTCTTGATATAGAAAACCTGAAAGCTATGGAGGATATATTCAGGCACAATAATCTTCTGGCTGTTATAAATCTTGCTGCAAGGGCAGGTGTCAGATACAGCATGGAAAATCCGCATGTCTATATGACTACCAATGCCAATGGCACATTAAATCTCCTTGAACTTATGAAAAAATATGGTATAAAAAAGATGGTCCTTGCCTCTACATCATCTCTGTATGCAGGACAGAAAATCCCATTTTCAGAAGACCTGCCTGTTAATACCCCTATTTCACCTTATGCAGCATCAAAAAAGGCGGCAGAGGTAATGGCATATACATACCATTACCTTTATGGGCTGGACATATCAGTGGTGCGGTATTTTACTGTGTATGGACCTGCAGGCAGACCTGACATGAGTATATTCAGATTCATAAAATGGATAGACGAAGGGGTGCCTTTAGAACTGTTTGGCGATGGTTCACAAAGCAGAGACTTTACCTATATAGATGATATAGCGAATGGGACAATAAAGGGGCTTAAAAGTCTTGGATATGAAATAATAAATCTGGGCGGCGGAAAAGAGCCGACATCACTCAATTATGTAATAGATAGACTTGAAGGATACTTAGGCAAAAAGGCTAAAATAGATTACAAACCATTTCATAAGGCTGATATGACAAAGACCGAAGCAGATATAACAAAGGCAAAGAAACTCATTGACTGGGAACCTCAGACTGACTTAGATGAAGGGTTAAAAAAGACAGTTGACTGGTATATTGAAAACAGTGATTGGCTAAAAGAAATAAAAATTTAA
- a CDS encoding nucleotide sugar dehydrogenase, with amino-acid sequence MELVQMIKSKSARIGIIGLGYVGLPLVIEFCKAGFKVTGFDVDNEKVELLKQGKSYIKHIDSKLITQNSKLFIPTTDFSQLSTMDCIIICVPTPLNKYREPDMSYVFNTTKTIAKYLKRGQIIILESTTYPGTTDEDVKEILEESGLKAGEDFYLAFSPEREDPNNRDFSTSTIPKVVGGFTPKCLEIARTLYDNIVVKTVPVSSTRTAEATKLLENIYRAVNIALVNELKMLFDRMGIDVWEVIEASKTKPFGFQAFYPGPGLGGHCIPVDPFYLTWKAREYDFSTRFIELAGEINTNMPYYVVQRTIEALNERGKSINGAKVLILGLAYKKDVDDPRESPSFRLIELLEGKGAIVDYNDPYIPKAPKMRRHKINKESVLLTKENLAGYDCIVIATDHSSYDAEFIVNNSNLIIDTRNLVGKKGIKDRRVVKA; translated from the coding sequence ATGGAATTGGTTCAGATGATTAAGTCAAAGAGTGCCAGAATTGGCATAATTGGTCTTGGGTATGTTGGACTTCCGCTTGTTATTGAATTCTGTAAGGCAGGATTCAAGGTTACAGGCTTTGATGTGGATAATGAAAAGGTAGAACTGTTAAAACAGGGCAAGAGTTATATAAAACATATTGACTCAAAACTCATAACTCAAAACTCAAAACTCTTCATTCCAACAACCGATTTTAGTCAGTTGTCAACTATGGACTGCATCATTATATGCGTTCCCACACCGCTGAATAAATACCGCGAACCTGATATGTCATATGTTTTTAATACAACTAAGACCATTGCGAAGTATCTAAAAAGAGGTCAGATTATAATTCTGGAATCAACTACATATCCAGGCACAACAGATGAAGATGTAAAAGAAATACTTGAGGAATCAGGGTTAAAGGCAGGAGAGGACTTTTATCTTGCATTTTCTCCTGAGAGAGAAGACCCGAACAACAGGGATTTTTCCACAAGCACAATTCCTAAGGTTGTTGGCGGTTTCACCCCAAAATGTCTTGAGATAGCCCGAACACTTTATGACAATATAGTTGTTAAGACAGTCCCTGTTTCATCTACAAGAACTGCTGAGGCGACTAAACTCCTTGAAAATATCTATCGCGCAGTAAACATTGCCCTTGTGAATGAACTCAAAATGCTATTTGACAGGATGGGGATTGATGTATGGGAGGTAATAGAGGCATCAAAGACAAAGCCTTTTGGCTTTCAGGCATTCTATCCGGGACCAGGACTCGGTGGGCACTGCATTCCGGTTGACCCCTTCTATCTTACATGGAAGGCGCGGGAATATGACTTTTCAACAAGGTTTATTGAACTTGCAGGCGAGATAAATACGAATATGCCCTATTATGTTGTTCAAAGGACTATAGAGGCATTGAACGAAAGAGGTAAGAGTATAAATGGTGCAAAGGTTTTGATATTAGGGCTTGCATATAAAAAAGATGTGGATGACCCAAGAGAATCCCCGTCTTTCAGACTTATAGAGTTGTTGGAGGGAAAAGGTGCAATTGTTGATTATAATGACCCCTACATACCAAAGGCGCCAAAGATGAGAAGGCATAAGATTAATAAGGAATCTGTCCTATTAACAAAGGAAAATCTGGCGGGATATGACTGTATTGTTATAGCGACTGACCATTCAAGTTATGATGCAGAGTTTATAGTGAATAATTCAAATCTTATAATTGATACCAGAAATCTTGTCGGCAAAAAAGGCATAAAGGATAGGAGGGTGGTAAAGGCATGA